One genomic region from Petrotoga miotherma DSM 10691 encodes:
- a CDS encoding DUF2179 domain-containing protein, producing MEVSSFMESTFFSLVIFPIIIFAMRLCDVSLMTIRIIFISKGIKFWASVLGFFEIIIWLIAISQVMNNLDNPIYAIAYALGFATGNYLGAVLEEKIAIGANLVRVITNKEAQPLVDYLNKEGFGVTSIDAKGSKGPVKIIYSVVRRKDLKKIIDIVNEFNPNAFYSIEEVRGVNKGIFPSQNVNFKFRNRFTRKGK from the coding sequence GTGGAAGTTTCTTCTTTTATGGAATCTACCTTTTTTTCTCTAGTAATTTTTCCCATTATAATTTTCGCTATGAGGCTTTGCGATGTAAGTCTGATGACGATAAGGATCATCTTTATCTCGAAAGGTATCAAGTTTTGGGCATCCGTATTAGGATTTTTTGAAATAATTATATGGCTTATAGCTATTTCTCAAGTTATGAATAATTTGGATAACCCTATTTATGCAATAGCTTATGCCTTGGGATTTGCTACTGGAAATTACCTAGGAGCCGTTTTGGAAGAGAAAATAGCTATTGGAGCAAATTTAGTGCGAGTGATAACTAATAAAGAAGCTCAACCTTTAGTTGATTATTTGAATAAAGAGGGCTTTGGAGTAACGAGTATAGATGCGAAAGGATCGAAAGGTCCTGTCAAAATTATATACAGCGTGGTTAGGAGGAAAGATTTAAAAAAGATTATTGATATAGTTAATGAATTCAATCCAAATGCATTTTATTCAATTGAAGAAGTTCGTGGAGTGAACAAGGGGATTTTTCCTTCACAAAACGTCAATTTCAAATTTAGAAATAGATTTACTAGAAAAGGGAAGTAA
- a CDS encoding response regulator transcription factor produces the protein MFRILVVEDDKAISRLLELELTHVGYNVKIAKDGDEALKFYENFKPDIILLDIMLPIRDGFEVAEAIRDYDSDIGIIMITAKGELESKVKGLKNADDYVVKPFEIEEILARIEALLKRMGKTKELIKVGDIEIYPQNMEVLVNKKNVHLSLTEFNILKLLAINKNIVVSKEKILEEIWGYYDEENNNLVEVYINYLRKKLKDSTQNIETVRGVGYVIREKESKT, from the coding sequence ATGTTTAGAATTCTAGTGGTAGAAGATGATAAAGCAATCTCAAGACTTTTAGAGTTGGAATTAACTCATGTCGGCTACAACGTAAAAATAGCAAAAGATGGAGATGAGGCTTTAAAATTCTATGAAAATTTTAAGCCTGATATAATATTATTGGATATAATGTTGCCTATAAGAGATGGATTTGAAGTTGCTGAGGCAATTAGAGACTATGACAGTGATATTGGAATAATAATGATCACAGCCAAAGGAGAGTTGGAAAGCAAGGTTAAAGGTTTAAAAAATGCCGATGATTATGTAGTTAAACCTTTTGAAATAGAAGAAATATTGGCAAGAATAGAGGCTTTGTTAAAAAGAATGGGGAAAACTAAAGAACTAATAAAAGTAGGAGACATTGAGATTTATCCTCAAAACATGGAAGTTCTTGTAAACAAAAAAAATGTTCATTTGAGCCTCACGGAATTTAACATACTAAAGTTACTGGCTATCAATAAAAATATAGTTGTCTCAAAAGAAAAAATCTTAGAAGAGATTTGGGGATACTACGATGAAGAGAACAACAACTTAGTTGAAGTATACATCAATTATTTAAGAAAAAAATTGAAAGATTCCACACAAAATATAGAAACTGTGCGAGGTGTTGGTTACGTTATTAGGGAGAAAGAAAGTAAAACATAG
- a CDS encoding sensor histidine kinase, producing the protein MLVTLLGRKKVKHSAIFRQTIVFTAITMSIVLTIVGIVRIVFVQFTLQSYNDMYIAQLNVSGLNRGNANNPQEPLDLLYQIMQDSSVLRRSLLSNRIVILDGQLISDPYGLIKENFKIPRLPYLYESDGMYYIFAGVPIFGSSLLIVGGPSLELTALLKNFEKAVFVIITVGFFISLLVSYFLAKSTLKPVVKMAEQISEIDANTIDKRISEQKSQEFDIFAKKLNSMLDRIENAFEIQNQFVSDVSHELRTPLTSINGYIKMLKRWGKDDPKIMEESLKSIEASNEYLRDLVEKLLLLTKNDYQIKKESIDIKNVVEETLNLFKLELNEFKIDIQGENFTVNSSNEYLSLILKIFIENAIKYSSNQKEITIKLDPDQKSISIQDHGIGIEQTKLKNIFERFYKVDSSRSDKGHGLGLSIAKKLADALDIELKAYSELGKGSTFTLIFSNQI; encoded by the coding sequence GTGTTGGTTACGTTATTAGGGAGAAAGAAAGTAAAACATAGTGCAATTTTTAGACAAACAATAGTTTTTACAGCCATTACTATGAGTATAGTATTGACAATTGTTGGCATAGTGAGGATCGTTTTTGTACAATTCACACTTCAAAGTTACAACGACATGTATATTGCACAATTGAATGTAAGTGGACTGAATAGGGGAAATGCTAACAATCCTCAGGAACCTCTAGATTTGCTTTACCAAATTATGCAGGATTCAAGTGTATTGAGGAGAAGTTTATTATCAAACAGGATAGTCATTCTAGATGGACAATTGATTTCAGACCCATATGGTTTGATAAAGGAGAATTTCAAAATTCCTAGGTTACCGTATCTTTATGAATCTGATGGTATGTATTACATCTTTGCAGGTGTTCCAATATTTGGCTCATCTCTTTTAATCGTCGGTGGACCATCTCTCGAACTAACAGCGCTTTTAAAAAACTTTGAAAAAGCAGTTTTTGTCATAATAACGGTTGGTTTTTTTATATCATTGTTAGTATCTTATTTTTTAGCAAAAAGTACTCTCAAACCTGTAGTCAAAATGGCAGAACAAATATCTGAAATAGATGCCAATACCATAGATAAGAGGATATCCGAACAGAAATCTCAAGAATTTGATATCTTTGCAAAAAAATTAAATTCAATGTTGGACAGAATCGAAAATGCTTTTGAGATACAAAATCAATTCGTTTCCGACGTTTCGCATGAGTTGAGAACACCTTTAACTTCTATAAATGGTTACATTAAAATGCTAAAAAGATGGGGGAAAGATGATCCCAAAATTATGGAAGAATCGCTTAAAAGTATAGAAGCATCAAACGAATATTTAAGGGACCTAGTCGAAAAACTCTTGCTTCTAACTAAGAACGATTATCAAATCAAAAAAGAAAGTATCGACATCAAAAACGTAGTAGAAGAAACTCTGAATCTTTTTAAATTAGAATTGAATGAATTCAAAATAGATATACAAGGAGAAAATTTCACAGTAAACAGTTCTAATGAATATCTCTCTTTAATCCTCAAAATTTTCATTGAAAACGCAATAAAATACTCATCAAATCAAAAAGAAATAACAATAAAATTAGACCCAGATCAAAAGAGTATAAGTATACAAGACCATGGTATTGGTATTGAACAAACAAAATTAAAAAACATCTTTGAAAGGTTTTACAAAGTGGACTCTTCTCGAAGCGATAAAGGCCATGGATTAGGATTATCAATAGCAAAAAAACTAGCTGATGCTTTAGACATTGAATTAAAAGCTTATTCTGAATTAGGTAAAGGTAGTACTTTTACCTTGATTTTTTCGAATCAAATTTAA